A single genomic interval of Oryza sativa Japonica Group chromosome 7, ASM3414082v1 harbors:
- the LOC4344002 gene encoding xylanase inhibitor protein 1 has protein sequence MIVHSPASTSYSFLQRRSSMALTFTRHSLVVIVGALLLQLFFLAGLAPAAAAAGPTGQVTVFWGRNKDEGSLREACDTGLYTMVVMSFLNVYGARGGEYRLDLAGHPVGCIGGDVKHCQRKGVLVSLAIGGGAYSLPTNQSALDLFEHLWNTYLGGGGGKGAVAAARPFGDAVLDGVDFFLDRATPAERYDVLATELAKRGKPPRRALHLTATTRCAFPDRGAARALATGAFERVHVRFYGGGGGGDDNCTVYWEDAWDRWTAAYPRSRIYFGLPAAPAVAEEEQDGRSGYVYPKTLYYRYVPELQKAANYGGFMIWDRYSDKQSGYSGYVKNWA, from the coding sequence ATGATCGTTCACTCACCAGCGAGTACAAGCTACTCCTTCCTGCAAAGGAGATCATCAATGGCGCTTACTTTTACGCGCCATAGCTTGGTCGTCATTGTGGGCGCGCTTCTTCTCCAGCTCTTCTTCCTCGCCGGCttggccccggcggcggcggctgcggggccGACGGGGCAGGTGACGGTGTTCTGGGGCCGGAACAAGGACGAGGGGTCTCTCCGGGAGGCGTGCGACACCGGCTTGTACACCATGGTCGTCATGTCCTTCCTCAACGTCTacggcgcccgcggcggcgagtACCGCCTCGACCTCGCCGGACACCCGGTGGGCTGCATCGGCGGCGACGTCAAGCACTGCCAGCGCAAGGGCGTCCTCGTCTCCctcgccatcggcggcggcgcctacTCGCTCCCGACCAACCAGTCGGCGCTCGATCTCTTCGAACACCTCTGGAACACctacctcggcggcggcggcggcaagggcgccgtggcggcggcgcggccgttcGGCGACGCCGTGCTCGACGGCGTCGACTTCTTCCTCGACCGCGCCACGCCGGCGGAGCGCTACGACGTGCTCGCCACGGAGCTCGCCAAGCGCGgcaagccgccgcgccgcgcgctgcACCTGACGGCCACGACGCGGTGCGCGTTCCCGGACCGCGGCGCCGCGCGGGCGCTCGCCACGGGCGCCTTCGAGCGCGTCCACGTGCGgttctacggcggcggcggcggcggcgacgacaactGCACCGTGTACTGGGAGGACGCGTGGGACAGGTGGACGGCGGCGTACCCGCGCAGCCGGATCTACTTCGgcctgccggcggcgccggcggtggcggaggaggagcaggacgGCCGGAGCGGGTACGTCTACCCCAAGACGCTCTACTACCGCTACGTGCCGGAGTTGCAGAAGGCGGCCAACTACGGCGGCTTCATGATCTGGGATCGCTACAGCGACAAGCAGAGCGGGTACAGTGGCTACGTCAAGAACTGGGCTTGA
- the LOC136357486 gene encoding uncharacterized protein, producing MAQLDGNSAAAGDHSHVVIDIGAAGDGDSRRRSSSSCAVCTEPLEWAAIGPCGHGDVCAGCSLRIRVFQNNRRCCICRAPCRVVVVTKHVDAIAAAAGGGGGGWRAVSSRLPRSQTGGGGYSQVEGRVGEHWWYHAGMRAFFDDERQYAAATAAARPPSCGKESDDDHRPPQARSTSVGNEQHRISRRDPPDEHEQHVPQFVEAVLIGLLVVAAVGLVVLIICVRL from the exons ATGGCGCAGCTCGACGGcaacagcgccgccgccggcgatcacAGCCACGTCGTCATCGAcatcggcgccgccggagacggcgacagccgccgccgcagcagcagcagctgcgcgGTGTGCACGGAGCCTCTGGAGTGGGCGGCGATCGGGCCGTGCGGCCACGGCGACGTCTGCGCCGGATGCTCCCTCCGCATCCGCGTCTTCCAGAACAACCGCCGCTGCTGCATCTGCCGGGCGCCgtgccgcgtcgtcgtcgtcaccaagcacgtcgacgccatcgccgccgccgccggcggcggcggcggaggctggcgcgccgtctcctccaggCTGCCGAGGTCGCAGACCGGTGGTGGCGGGTACTCGCAGGTCGAGGGACGCGTCGGCGAGCACTGGTGGTACCACGCCGGCATGAGGGCCTTCTTCGACGACGAGCGGCAgtacgcggcggcgacggcggcggcgcggccgccgtcgtgTGGGAAGGAGAGCGATGATGACCATCGTCCGCCGCAAGCTCGCAGTACGAGTGTAGGCAACGAGCAGCATCGAATATCTCGCCGTGATCCTCCCGACGAACATGAACAGCATGTCCCG caaTTCGTGGAGGCCGTGCTGATTGGTCTGCTGGTTGTCGCAGCCGTCGGCCTCGTCGTCCTGATAATTTGTGTACGGCTGTAA